One region of Caldimonas thermodepolymerans genomic DNA includes:
- a CDS encoding IclR family transcriptional regulator domain-containing protein: MDTPFTVQKRDFIAGLQKGLSVIEAFDQEQSRLSMTEVAQRTGLTRAAARRYLLTLTQLGYVNYDGRMFSLSPRVLRLGQSYFHSARLPRIVYPQVQKLAHALQETSSVGVLDAADVICIAATSAGRTVSPTLQPGSRAPAYCTANGRVLLAALPQERVDAWLDEHPLEPLTPHTVTHKDRLRIEIARARAQGFAVVDQELELGLRTISVPLKNLRGDTVAAMNVSVHATRMTLADLQERCLPALMQVQAQVRNLL, translated from the coding sequence ATGGATACCCCCTTCACCGTCCAGAAACGAGACTTCATCGCCGGGCTCCAGAAAGGCCTGTCGGTGATCGAAGCGTTCGACCAGGAGCAGTCGCGCCTGTCGATGACCGAAGTCGCGCAACGCACGGGGCTGACCCGCGCCGCTGCGCGCCGCTACCTGCTGACGCTGACCCAGCTGGGCTACGTCAACTACGACGGCCGCATGTTCTCCCTGTCGCCGCGCGTGCTGCGCCTGGGCCAGTCCTACTTCCATTCCGCGCGCCTGCCGCGCATCGTCTACCCGCAGGTGCAGAAGCTGGCCCACGCGCTGCAGGAAACCTCCTCGGTGGGCGTGCTCGACGCGGCCGACGTGATCTGCATCGCCGCCACCTCGGCGGGCCGCACCGTCTCCCCCACGCTGCAGCCGGGCAGCCGCGCTCCCGCCTACTGCACCGCCAACGGCCGCGTGCTGCTGGCCGCGCTGCCGCAGGAACGCGTCGACGCCTGGCTGGACGAGCACCCCCTCGAGCCGCTGACCCCGCACACCGTGACCCACAAGGACCGCCTGCGCATCGAGATCGCGCGCGCCCGCGCGCAAGGCTTCGCGGTGGTCGACCAGGAACTGGAGCTGGGCCTGCGCACCATCTCCGTGCCGCTGAAGAACCTGCGCGGCGACACCGTCGCGGCGATGAACGTCAGCGTGCATGCGACCCGCATGACGCTGGCCGACCTGCAGGAGCGCTGCCTGCCGGCCCTGATGCAGGTGCAGGCGCAGGTCCGCAACCTGCTGTGA
- the pdxA gene encoding 4-hydroxythreonine-4-phosphate dehydrogenase PdxA — MSAPSPHAPLAITMGDPAGIGPEIVAKAFRDGRLDAALVIGDIEVMRRAVRCIGATMLPVAVIERVADLPRVPPGCMPVLPATQLPALPAFGAIDAAAGAAAHDCIRRATELALAGEVGAVVTAPIHKEALAAAGIGFPGHTEMLQAYAGAPEVRMMLANDELKTVLVSIHVSLRRAIEAVTFENVLQTVRIAHRSAALWGQPKPRIAVAGLNPHAGEGGLFGDEELRIIGPAVEAARAEGIDARGPFAPDTVYMRARDTADHPGEFDLVIAMYHDQGLIPVKYLGVERGVNVTLGLPFVRTSPDHGTAFDLAGSGRADASSLVAAAEMARRLAAGRAAGGTG; from the coding sequence ATGAGCGCCCCGTCCCCGCACGCGCCGCTGGCGATCACGATGGGCGACCCGGCCGGCATCGGCCCGGAGATCGTCGCCAAGGCCTTCCGCGACGGCCGGCTCGACGCGGCGCTCGTGATCGGCGACATCGAGGTGATGCGCCGCGCCGTGCGCTGCATCGGCGCGACCATGCTGCCGGTGGCGGTGATCGAGCGCGTGGCCGACCTGCCGCGCGTGCCGCCAGGCTGCATGCCGGTGCTGCCGGCCACGCAGCTGCCCGCGCTGCCGGCCTTCGGCGCGATCGACGCCGCCGCCGGGGCCGCGGCCCACGACTGCATCCGGCGCGCCACCGAGCTGGCGCTGGCCGGCGAGGTGGGTGCGGTCGTCACCGCGCCGATCCACAAGGAGGCGCTGGCCGCGGCGGGCATCGGCTTTCCCGGCCACACCGAGATGCTGCAGGCCTACGCCGGCGCGCCCGAGGTGCGCATGATGCTGGCCAACGACGAGCTCAAGACGGTGCTGGTCAGCATCCACGTCTCGCTGCGCCGCGCGATCGAGGCGGTGACGTTCGAGAACGTGCTGCAGACCGTGCGCATCGCCCATCGCAGCGCGGCGCTGTGGGGGCAGCCGAAGCCGCGCATCGCGGTGGCCGGGCTCAACCCGCATGCGGGCGAGGGCGGCCTGTTCGGCGACGAGGAGCTGCGCATCATCGGCCCGGCCGTCGAGGCGGCGCGTGCCGAGGGCATCGACGCGCGCGGGCCCTTTGCCCCGGACACCGTCTACATGCGCGCGCGCGACACGGCCGACCACCCGGGCGAGTTCGACCTGGTGATCGCGATGTACCACGACCAGGGCCTGATCCCGGTGAAGTACCTCGGGGTGGAGCGGGGCGTGAACGTCACGCTGGGCCTGCCGTTCGTGCGCACCAGCCCCGACCATGGCACCGCGTTCGACCTGGCGGGCAGCGGGCGGGCCGATGCCTCCAGCCTGGTCGCGGCGGCGGAGATGGCGCGCCGCCTCGCGGCCGGACGCGCGGCGGGCGGGACGGGTTAG
- a CDS encoding Nif3-like dinuclear metal center hexameric protein codes for MIHRDELDGYLKGLLAVDRFKDYGPNGLQVEGRAEVRKVVSGVTASLALIEAAVDAGADAIVVHHGLFWRGQDGRVTGWMKKRLQRLLAADVNLFAYHLPLDAHPELGNNAQLARRLGLTAERSFGDQELGLLGAADAALTLEALAARVRERLGRAPVVVEGDGRPLRRIAWCTGGAQGFFEAAIAAGADAYLTGEISEPQAHYARETGVAYLACGHHATERYGAPALGEHIAARFGLEHRFIDVDNPA; via the coding sequence ATGATCCACCGCGACGAACTGGACGGCTACCTGAAGGGCCTGCTGGCAGTGGACCGGTTCAAGGATTATGGGCCGAACGGCCTGCAAGTTGAGGGCCGCGCCGAAGTTCGCAAGGTGGTCAGCGGCGTCACCGCCAGCCTGGCGCTCATCGAGGCGGCCGTGGATGCGGGCGCCGACGCCATCGTGGTTCACCACGGCCTGTTCTGGCGCGGCCAGGACGGGCGCGTGACCGGCTGGATGAAGAAGCGCCTGCAGCGCTTGCTGGCGGCCGACGTGAACCTGTTTGCCTACCACTTGCCGCTGGACGCGCACCCCGAGCTGGGCAACAACGCGCAGCTGGCACGCCGGCTGGGGCTGACGGCCGAACGCAGCTTCGGCGACCAGGAACTGGGCCTGCTCGGTGCGGCCGACGCGGCGCTGACGCTGGAGGCCCTGGCCGCGCGCGTGCGCGAGCGCCTCGGGCGCGCGCCGGTGGTGGTCGAAGGCGACGGCCGCCCGCTGCGCCGCATCGCCTGGTGCACCGGCGGCGCGCAGGGGTTCTTCGAGGCGGCGATCGCCGCCGGCGCCGACGCCTACCTCACCGGCGAGATCTCCGAGCCGCAGGCGCACTACGCGCGCGAGACCGGCGTGGCCTACCTCGCCTGCGGCCACCATGCCACCGAGCGCTACGGGGCACCGGCGCTGGGCGAGCACATCGCCGCACGCTTCGGCCTCGAGCATCGCTTCATCGACGTGGACAACCCGGCATGA
- a CDS encoding Do family serine endopeptidase, protein MRKTWLIFSQAVTVAVAVLFVVSTLKPQWLQRSPTGVVPSVSIIEAPAVAAAPAPSTYSAAAKRASPAVVNIATSRTTRAPHMDDPWFRFFFGDQVPQQQQMGLGSGVIVSPEGYVLTNNHVIEGADDIEVMLSDGRKTRGKVVGTDPETDLAVLRIDLDKLPAITFGDSDALEVGDVVLAIGNPFGVGQTVTSGIVSALGRNQLGINTFENFIQTDAAINPGNSGGALVDASGNLMGINTAIYSRSGGNMGIGFAIPASTARHVMESLIRDGQVTRGWIGVEPQDLTPEMAQTFNLPIEEGVLITGVLQGGPAQLAGIRPGDVVVAVAGKPVKSTVQLLNAVAELVPGSQATISVQRGRETLELDVQVAQRPKLQRRMR, encoded by the coding sequence ATGCGCAAAACCTGGCTGATTTTCTCGCAAGCCGTCACGGTGGCCGTGGCGGTGCTGTTCGTCGTCTCCACGCTCAAGCCGCAGTGGCTGCAGCGCTCGCCGACGGGGGTGGTGCCGTCCGTCTCGATCATCGAGGCCCCGGCGGTGGCGGCGGCCCCCGCGCCGAGCACCTATTCGGCCGCGGCCAAGCGCGCCTCGCCCGCGGTCGTGAACATCGCCACCAGCCGCACCACGCGCGCGCCGCACATGGATGATCCCTGGTTCCGCTTCTTCTTCGGCGACCAGGTGCCGCAACAGCAGCAGATGGGCCTCGGCTCCGGGGTCATCGTCTCACCCGAAGGCTACGTGCTGACCAACAACCACGTCATCGAAGGTGCCGACGACATCGAGGTGATGCTCAGCGACGGCCGCAAGACCCGCGGCAAGGTGGTCGGGACCGACCCGGAGACCGACCTCGCCGTGCTACGCATCGACCTCGACAAGCTGCCGGCCATCACCTTCGGCGACTCCGACGCGCTGGAGGTCGGCGACGTGGTGCTGGCGATCGGCAACCCGTTCGGCGTGGGGCAGACGGTCACCTCCGGCATCGTCAGCGCGCTGGGGCGCAACCAGCTGGGCATCAACACCTTCGAGAACTTCATCCAGACCGACGCCGCGATCAACCCCGGCAACTCGGGCGGCGCGCTGGTCGACGCCAGCGGCAACCTGATGGGCATCAACACCGCGATCTACTCGCGCTCGGGCGGCAACATGGGCATCGGCTTCGCGATCCCGGCCTCCACGGCCCGCCACGTGATGGAAAGCCTGATCCGCGACGGCCAGGTCACGCGCGGCTGGATCGGCGTCGAGCCGCAGGACCTGACGCCCGAGATGGCGCAGACCTTCAACCTGCCGATCGAGGAAGGCGTGCTGATCACCGGCGTGCTGCAGGGCGGCCCGGCCCAGCTGGCCGGCATCCGCCCGGGCGACGTGGTGGTCGCGGTGGCCGGCAAGCCGGTCAAGAGCACGGTGCAGCTGCTCAACGCAGTGGCGGAACTGGTCCCCGGCAGCCAGGCGACGATTTCGGTGCAGCGCGGCCGGGAGACGCTGGAGCTGGACGTCCAGGTGGCCCAGCGGCCCAAGCTGCAGCGGCGCATGCGCTGA
- the tatC gene encoding twin-arginine translocase subunit TatC has product MSQNAPQNDRDELEGTEQPFVSHLIELRDRLIRSLIAVGVVFGALFLWPGPSGLYDLLAAPLVAHLPEGSRMIATSVISPFIVPLKITLMTAFLIALPVVLYQVWAFVAPGLYTHEKRLVLPLVVSSTILFLVGVAFCYFFVFGKVFAFIQSFAPKSITAAPDIEAYLSFVLTMFLAFGLAFEVPIVVVVLARLGMVSIDKLKAFRSYFIVLAFIIAAIVTPPDVISQLALAIPMCLLYEAGIWAAQLFIKHTGAPDAEEEQA; this is encoded by the coding sequence GTGAGCCAGAACGCCCCCCAAAACGATCGCGACGAACTGGAAGGCACCGAGCAGCCCTTCGTTTCCCACCTGATCGAGCTGCGCGACCGCCTGATCCGTTCGCTCATTGCCGTCGGCGTCGTGTTCGGCGCGCTGTTCCTGTGGCCGGGCCCGTCCGGGCTGTACGACCTGCTGGCCGCGCCGCTGGTCGCACACCTGCCCGAGGGCAGCCGCATGATCGCCACCAGCGTGATCTCGCCGTTCATCGTGCCGCTGAAGATCACGCTGATGACGGCCTTCCTGATCGCGCTGCCGGTGGTGCTCTACCAGGTCTGGGCCTTCGTCGCGCCCGGGCTGTACACGCACGAGAAGCGGCTGGTGCTGCCGCTGGTGGTCTCCAGCACCATCCTGTTCCTCGTCGGGGTGGCGTTCTGCTACTTCTTCGTGTTCGGCAAGGTGTTCGCCTTCATCCAGAGCTTCGCGCCCAAGAGCATCACCGCCGCGCCGGACATCGAGGCCTACCTCAGCTTCGTGCTGACGATGTTCCTGGCCTTCGGGCTGGCCTTCGAGGTGCCCATCGTGGTGGTCGTGCTGGCGCGCCTGGGCATGGTCAGCATCGACAAGCTGAAGGCCTTCCGCAGCTACTTCATCGTGCTGGCCTTCATCATCGCCGCCATCGTCACCCCGCCGGACGTGATCTCGCAGCTGGCGCTGGCGATCCCGATGTGCCTGCTCTACGAGGCGGGCATCTGGGCCGCGCAGCTGTTCATCAAGCACACCGGCGCGCCGGACGCCGAGGAAGAACAGGCCTGA
- the tatB gene encoding Sec-independent protein translocase protein TatB has translation MIDFGFDKLALIGAVALIVIGPEKLPRVARTVGHLLGKAQRYVADVKAEVNRSIELEELKKMKTEFEDAARNVEREVSQAAGDFEKSWSDVTHSIGTLDQPDGSAGSLGSSWEPPPPEYKHPRKNWRLKRGAVPQWYKRRHGVRTHVQSGAARVARFRPRRPSSKVGP, from the coding sequence ATGATTGATTTCGGCTTCGACAAGCTGGCCCTCATCGGTGCGGTGGCGTTGATCGTCATCGGCCCGGAAAAGCTGCCCCGTGTCGCCCGCACCGTCGGGCACCTGCTGGGCAAGGCGCAGCGCTACGTGGCCGACGTCAAGGCCGAGGTGAACCGGTCCATCGAGCTCGAGGAACTCAAGAAGATGAAGACCGAGTTCGAGGACGCCGCGCGCAACGTCGAGCGGGAGGTGTCCCAGGCGGCCGGTGACTTCGAGAAGTCCTGGTCCGACGTCACCCACAGCATCGGCACGCTGGACCAGCCCGACGGCAGTGCCGGCAGCCTCGGCAGCAGCTGGGAACCGCCGCCTCCCGAGTACAAGCATCCCAGGAAGAACTGGCGGCTCAAGCGCGGTGCGGTGCCACAGTGGTACAAGCGGCGCCACGGCGTGCGCACGCACGTGCAGTCCGGCGCAGCCCGCGTGGCGCGCTTCCGGCCGCGCCGGCCGTCTTCGAAGGTCGGCCCGTGA
- the tatA gene encoding Sec-independent protein translocase subunit TatA, protein MGSFSIWHWLVVLLIVVLVFGTKKLKNLGSDLGAAVKGFKDGMRDGSSGEAAGPAQQVTNEKTAEKPTIDVEAKTKS, encoded by the coding sequence ATGGGTTCCTTCAGCATCTGGCACTGGTTGGTCGTGCTGTTGATCGTCGTGCTGGTGTTCGGCACCAAGAAGCTCAAGAACCTCGGCTCCGACCTGGGCGCCGCGGTGAAGGGCTTCAAGGATGGCATGCGTGACGGCTCGTCCGGCGAGGCGGCCGGCCCGGCACAGCAGGTCACCAACGAGAAGACGGCCGAGAAGCCGACGATCGACGTCGAGGCGAAGACCAAGTCCTGA
- a CDS encoding histidine triad nucleotide-binding protein, producing MSHDPNCIFCKIVAGEIPSRKVYEDEELYAFHDIRPQAPVHFMIIPKQHVASLDEATAEHAPLLGRILTLAPQLAREQGATNGFRTVINTGPDGGQEVYHLHVHVMGGPRPWKVG from the coding sequence ATGAGTCACGACCCGAACTGCATCTTCTGCAAGATCGTCGCCGGCGAGATCCCGTCCCGCAAGGTCTACGAGGACGAGGAGCTGTACGCGTTCCACGACATCCGTCCGCAAGCGCCGGTGCATTTCATGATCATTCCCAAGCAGCATGTGGCCTCGCTCGACGAGGCCACCGCGGAGCATGCGCCGCTGCTGGGTCGCATCCTCACGCTGGCGCCGCAGCTGGCGCGCGAGCAGGGGGCGACCAACGGCTTCCGCACCGTCATCAACACCGGTCCGGACGGCGGGCAGGAGGTCTACCACCTCCACGTCCACGTCATGGGTGGCCCCCGCCCCTGGAAAGTGGGCTGA
- a CDS encoding DUF4870 family protein has translation MTDIIDLGERDRQLKTIGIVSYLLHAIVAVSALVPTVQASIVLLVIAFVLDLVKKDDAAGTWQESHFRWRIRSVLWAGALYLLTLPLWFLLVLPGWIAWFLISIWFLYRIVRGWLNLNDNRPIQA, from the coding sequence ATGACCGACATCATCGACCTGGGCGAGCGCGACCGCCAGCTCAAGACCATCGGCATCGTCAGCTACCTGCTGCACGCCATCGTCGCGGTCTCGGCCCTGGTGCCGACGGTGCAGGCCAGCATCGTGCTGCTGGTGATCGCCTTCGTGCTGGACCTGGTCAAGAAGGACGACGCGGCCGGCACCTGGCAGGAGTCGCACTTCCGCTGGCGCATCCGCTCGGTGCTGTGGGCCGGCGCCCTGTACCTGCTGACCCTGCCGCTGTGGTTCCTGCTGGTCCTGCCCGGCTGGATCGCGTGGTTCCTGATCTCGATCTGGTTCCTCTACCGCATCGTCCGAGGCTGGCTGAACCTCAACGACAATCGCCCCATCCAAGCGTGA
- a CDS encoding phosphoribosyl-ATP diphosphatase: protein MTSNDTLERLAQVIESRKGADPDASYVARLFHKGLDAILKKVGEEATETVMAAKDGDPKKIVYEVADLWFHSMVALAAFDLRPADVLAELERREGLSGLQEFAQRSQRKEGAQ, encoded by the coding sequence ATGACTTCCAACGACACGCTGGAGCGGCTGGCGCAGGTGATCGAGTCGCGCAAGGGCGCCGACCCGGACGCCTCCTACGTCGCCCGGCTGTTCCACAAGGGCCTGGACGCGATCCTCAAGAAGGTCGGCGAGGAGGCCACCGAGACCGTCATGGCCGCCAAGGACGGCGATCCGAAGAAGATCGTCTACGAGGTGGCCGACCTGTGGTTCCATTCCATGGTGGCGCTGGCCGCGTTCGACCTGCGGCCGGCCGACGTGCTGGCCGAGCTGGAGCGGCGCGAGGGCCTGTCGGGCCTGCAGGAGTTCGCCCAGCGCAGCCAGCGCAAGGAGGGGGCGCAATGA
- the hisI gene encoding phosphoribosyl-AMP cyclohydrolase gives MEWLEQVKWDDQGLVPVIAQEVGSNDVLMFAYMNREALRLTAERGEAVYWSRSRQRLWHKGEESGHIQKVHEIRLDCDGDVVLLKVTQLGHEPGIACHTGRHSCFFNALRDGQWQPVDPVLKDPQRIYK, from the coding sequence ATGGAGTGGCTCGAACAAGTCAAATGGGACGATCAAGGCCTGGTGCCGGTGATCGCACAGGAAGTCGGCAGCAACGACGTGCTGATGTTTGCCTACATGAACCGCGAGGCGCTGCGCCTGACCGCCGAGCGCGGCGAGGCGGTGTACTGGAGCCGCTCCCGCCAGCGCCTGTGGCACAAGGGCGAGGAATCGGGCCACATCCAGAAAGTGCACGAGATCCGCCTCGACTGCGACGGCGACGTGGTGCTGCTGAAGGTGACCCAGCTCGGGCACGAGCCGGGCATCGCCTGCCACACCGGGCGGCATTCGTGCTTCTTCAACGCGCTGCGCGACGGCCAGTGGCAGCCGGTCGACCCGGTGCTGAAGGACCCGCAGCGCATCTACAAGTAA
- the hisF gene encoding imidazole glycerol phosphate synthase subunit HisF produces the protein MLAKRIIPCLDVTGGRVVKGVNFVELRDAGDPVEIAARYNEQGADELTFLDITATSDGRDLILPIIEAVASQVFIPLTVGGGVRTVEDVRRLLNAGADKVSFNSAAVANPQLIRDASQKYGAQCIVVAIDAKARADGSGWDVYTHGGRRNTGLDAVAWARQMAEHGAGEILLTSMDRDGTKSGFDLALTRAVSDAVPVPVIASGGVGNLEHLVEGIQQGHADAVLAASIFHYGEYTVGQAKALMAERGIPVRR, from the coding sequence ATGCTGGCCAAACGCATCATTCCCTGCCTGGACGTGACCGGCGGTCGCGTCGTCAAGGGCGTCAACTTCGTCGAGCTGCGCGACGCCGGCGATCCGGTCGAGATCGCCGCGCGCTACAACGAGCAGGGCGCCGACGAACTCACCTTCCTGGACATCACCGCCACCAGCGACGGGCGCGACCTGATCCTGCCCATCATCGAGGCGGTGGCCAGCCAGGTGTTCATCCCGCTGACGGTCGGCGGCGGCGTGCGCACCGTCGAGGACGTGCGGCGCCTGCTTAACGCGGGGGCCGACAAGGTCAGCTTCAACTCCGCCGCGGTGGCCAACCCGCAGCTGATCCGCGACGCATCGCAGAAGTACGGCGCGCAGTGCATCGTGGTGGCGATCGACGCCAAGGCACGTGCCGACGGCAGCGGCTGGGACGTCTACACCCACGGCGGGCGCAGGAACACCGGGCTGGACGCGGTGGCCTGGGCGCGCCAGATGGCCGAGCACGGCGCCGGCGAGATCCTGCTGACCAGCATGGACCGCGACGGCACCAAGAGCGGCTTCGACCTGGCCCTGACCCGCGCCGTCAGCGACGCGGTGCCGGTGCCGGTCATCGCCTCGGGCGGCGTCGGCAACCTGGAGCACCTGGTCGAGGGCATCCAGCAGGGCCATGCCGACGCCGTGCTGGCGGCCAGCATCTTCCACTACGGCGAGTACACCGTGGGCCAGGCCAAGGCCCTGATGGCCGAGCGCGGCATCCCGGTGCGGCGCTGA
- the hisA gene encoding 1-(5-phosphoribosyl)-5-[(5-phosphoribosylamino)methylideneamino]imidazole-4-carboxamide isomerase, with amino-acid sequence MLLIPAIDLKDGKCVRLKQGDMNDSTTFGDDPAAIARRWLDAGARRLHLVDLNGAFAGKPVNQAAIKSILAEVGDEIPVQLGGGIRDLDTIERYLDGGLSYVIIGTAAVKNPGFLKDACSAFGGHIIVGLDAKDGKVATDGWSKLSGHEVVDLAKKFEDYGVEAVIYTDIGRDGMLTGINIDATVKLARALSIPVIASGGLSSLADIERLCEVEDEGIEGVICGRAIYTGDLDFAEAQKRADELATQA; translated from the coding sequence ATGTTGCTGATCCCTGCCATCGACCTGAAAGACGGCAAGTGCGTGCGCCTGAAACAAGGTGACATGAACGACTCCACCACCTTCGGCGACGATCCGGCCGCGATCGCGCGTCGCTGGCTCGACGCCGGGGCACGCCGGCTGCACCTGGTGGACCTCAACGGGGCCTTTGCCGGCAAGCCGGTGAACCAGGCGGCGATCAAGTCCATCCTCGCCGAGGTGGGCGACGAGATCCCGGTCCAGCTGGGCGGAGGCATCCGCGACCTGGACACCATCGAACGCTACCTGGACGGCGGCCTGAGCTACGTCATCATCGGCACGGCTGCGGTCAAGAACCCCGGCTTCCTGAAGGACGCCTGCAGCGCCTTCGGCGGCCACATCATCGTCGGCCTGGACGCCAAGGACGGCAAGGTCGCCACCGACGGCTGGTCCAAGCTGTCGGGCCACGAGGTGGTCGACCTGGCGAAGAAGTTCGAGGACTACGGCGTCGAGGCGGTGATCTACACCGACATCGGCCGCGACGGCATGCTCACCGGCATCAACATCGACGCCACCGTCAAGCTGGCGCGGGCGCTGTCGATCCCGGTGATCGCCTCCGGCGGCCTGAGCAGCCTGGCCGACATCGAGCGGCTGTGCGAGGTGGAGGACGAAGGCATCGAGGGCGTCATCTGCGGCCGGGCCATCTACACCGGCGACCTCGACTTCGCCGAGGCGCAGAAGCGCGCCGACGAGCTCGCCACCCAGGCCTGA
- the hisH gene encoding imidazole glycerol phosphate synthase subunit HisH, translating into MATVAVVDYGMGNLRSVSQAVRHAAQGTGAEVIVTARPEEVRAAERVVLPGQGAMPDCMRELRESGLLEAVLHAAAHKPLMGVCVGMQMLLERSEEGPTEGLGLIPGEVVRFRLDGLTQPDGSRYKVPQMGWNRVWQVRPHPMWTGVPDGAYFYFVHSYHARTRLPEHSTGETEYGVRFTCAVARDNIFATQFHPEKSAAHGLALYRNFLSWKP; encoded by the coding sequence ATGGCCACCGTCGCCGTCGTCGACTACGGCATGGGCAACCTGCGCTCCGTCTCGCAGGCGGTGCGCCATGCCGCGCAGGGCACGGGTGCCGAGGTGATCGTCACCGCGCGCCCCGAAGAGGTCCGTGCCGCCGAGCGCGTCGTGCTGCCGGGGCAGGGGGCGATGCCCGACTGCATGCGCGAGCTGCGCGAGTCGGGCCTGCTGGAAGCGGTGCTGCACGCCGCCGCCCACAAGCCGCTGATGGGCGTGTGCGTGGGCATGCAGATGCTGCTCGAGCGCAGCGAGGAAGGCCCGACCGAGGGCCTGGGGCTGATCCCGGGCGAGGTGGTGCGCTTCCGGCTCGACGGGCTGACGCAGCCGGACGGCAGTCGTTACAAGGTGCCACAGATGGGCTGGAACCGGGTCTGGCAGGTGCGCCCGCACCCGATGTGGACCGGGGTGCCCGACGGCGCCTATTTCTATTTCGTGCACAGCTACCACGCCCGTACCCGGCTGCCGGAGCACAGCACCGGGGAAACCGAGTACGGCGTGCGCTTTACCTGTGCGGTGGCGCGGGATAACATTTTTGCGACCCAGTTCCACCCGGAGAAGAGCGCAGCACACGGTTTGGCCCTGTACCGCAACTTCCTGTCCTGGAAGCCCTGA
- the hisB gene encoding imidazoleglycerol-phosphate dehydratase HisB yields the protein MNIPTAERVAEVTRNTAETQIRVRVNLDGTGVAKLSTGIGFFDHMLDQIARHGLIDLEVDAKGDLHIDGHHTVEDVGITLGQAFARAVGDKKGIRRYGHAYVPLDEALSRVVVDFSGRPGLHMHVPFKAGMIGAFDTQLAYEFFQGFVNHAQVTLHIDNLRGENAHHQCETVFKAFARALRMALEPDPRMAGVVPSTKGTL from the coding sequence ATGAACATCCCCACCGCAGAACGTGTGGCCGAAGTCACACGCAACACCGCCGAAACGCAGATCCGCGTGCGCGTGAACCTGGACGGCACCGGCGTCGCGAAGCTGTCCACCGGCATCGGCTTCTTCGACCACATGCTCGACCAGATCGCCCGCCACGGGCTGATCGACCTGGAGGTCGACGCGAAGGGCGACCTGCACATCGACGGCCACCACACGGTGGAGGACGTCGGCATCACGCTGGGCCAGGCATTCGCCCGGGCCGTGGGCGACAAGAAGGGCATCCGCCGCTACGGCCATGCCTACGTGCCGCTGGACGAGGCGCTGTCGCGCGTGGTGGTCGACTTCTCTGGCCGCCCGGGCCTGCACATGCACGTGCCGTTCAAGGCCGGCATGATCGGCGCCTTCGACACCCAGCTGGCCTACGAGTTCTTCCAGGGCTTCGTCAACCACGCGCAGGTGACGCTGCACATCGACAACCTGCGCGGCGAGAACGCCCACCACCAGTGCGAGACGGTGTTCAAGGCCTTCGCCCGGGCGCTGCGCATGGCGCTGGAGCCCGACCCGCGCATGGCCGGCGTGGTGCCCTCGACCAAGGGGACCCTCTGA